The DNA sequence CTGTTGCCGCGGATATTTCTCGTGACCTGGGCCACATAAGGACGCTCTATCCAGCGTGGATCGACGGTGTACGCTCGCGGCGCGGTGATTGATCCGCTCGATCGGATAAATAACAGGAGGGGTTGTGCTTCGCAGTCGTCGCGGGTCCGTCCCCGACTCCACAGGCCCGGATCGGCTGGTGCACGACCTGCTGCGCGGGTCCGACGAGGCGATGTCCGTCGCGCAGATCGTCTCGGCCACCGGCCTGCACGCCAACACGGTGCGGGCGCACCTGGCCCTGCTCCAGGACATGGGGCAGGTCGAGTCGGTTCCCGAGCGGCGCGCGACGCCGGGCCGCCCGCGCCTGCTGTACCGGGCGAGCGCGGGGCCGGTCGAGGATCCGTACCGCGTGCTGGCCGCCGAGCTCGCCGCAGCCACCGCCGCGACCAGCGAGGAGCGATCGGGCGACACGCCTGGTGTCGCGGCCGGACGCCGCCTGGCGCGGGCCCAGCGCCGGAAGGCGGACGCACCCGGGGAGGTCGACCCCGAGCGGTCCGTGGCGATGGCGGTCGAGGGCCTCGACGTCCTCGGGTTCGAGACGACGACCGACCCGCTCGGCGACCGGCTCTACCTGTCGGTGTGCCCGTTCCTCGAGATGGCCAAGGAGGACCGGGCGATCTGCCGGCTGCACCGCGAGATGCTCGACGGGTTCTTCTCCGAGCTGGGCAGCGGGGTGTCGGTGCGACGGCTCGACATCTTCGTCAAGGGCGACCTGTGCGTGGCCCATCTCGCGCGCCCCGACCTCCGACCGGCACCGGCACCGCTCAGGACCTCCGAGGATGAGGAGACATCGTGACCACGCCCCGGCTCGACGACCCGGTCGTCGACGGCCTCATCAGCGCCCGCTCGTTCCTGTCGCGCAGTGACGTGTCGAGCGACAAGCGCGCCGTGTTCCACGTGGGCGGGCGCGAGGGCGACGTCTTCTACCGCGACCGCTGGAGCCACGACAAGGTCGTCCGCAGCACGCACGGGGTGAACTGCACGGGGTCGTGCTCGTGGAAGGTGTACGTCAAGGACGGCATCATCACCTGGGAGACGCAGCAGACCGACTACCCCAGCGTCGGCGCGGACTCGCCCGAGTACGAGCCCCGCGGCTGCCCGCGCGGCGCGGCGTTCTCCTGGTACACGTACTCGCCGACGCGCGTGCGGTACCCCTACGTGCGAGGCATGCTGCTCGACCTCTACCGCGCCGCCAAGAGCGACACCGGTGGCGACGCCGTCGAGGCATGGAAGCGGGTCGTCTCGGACCCGGAGGCACGTCGCGCCTACCAGCGCGCCCGCGGCAAGGGCGGCCTCGTCCGCACCACGTGGGACGAGGCGCTGGAGATCGTGGCGGCCGCGCAGGTGCACACCATCGAGAGCTACGGCCCCGACCGGGTGGCCGGCTTCTCCCCGATCCCGGCCATGTCGATGGCCTCGCACGCGTCCGGCGCCCGCTACACCTCGCTCATCGGCGGCACGATGCTGTCGTTCTACGACTGGTACTGCGACCTGCCGATCGCCTCGCCGCAGATCTGGGGCGACCAGACCGATGTGCCGGAGTCGGCGGACTGGTGGAACGCGTCGTTCCTCATCATGTGGGGCTCCAACATCCCCACGACCCGCACTCCCGACGCCCACTTCATGACCGAGGCCCGCTACAAGGGCATGAAGGTCGTCACCGTCAGCCCCGACTACGCCGACAACACGAAGTTCGCCGACGAGTGGCTGCCCGCGGCCCCGGGGACCGACGGCGCCCTGGCTATGGCGATGGGCCACGTGATCCTGCGCGAGTTCTACGTCGACCGGCAGGCGCCGATGTTCCTCGACTACGCCAAGCGCTACACCGATCTCCCCTTCCTGGTGTCGCTCCGCGAGCACGACGGCGCGTGGGTGCCGGACCGATTCGTGATGGCGTCCGACCTCGGCCACGACGTCGAGGCTGCGGAGTGGAAGCCGGCACTGATCGACGAGCGCACGGGCGAGCCCGTGGTGCCGCAGGGCTCGTTGGGGTTCCGGCACACCGAGTCCGGCATGGGACGGTGGAACCTCGACCTGCAGGGCGTCGAGCCGCAGCTGTCGATGCACGGTGCCGGCAGCGGGAGCGTGGAGGTGGACCTTCCTCGCTTCGACGTGGGTGACCACGGATCCGAGCGCGACGGGGCGATCCGGCGCGGCGTCCCGGTGCGGCGGCTCGGCGACCTGACCGTCACGACCGTCTACGACCTCCTGCTCGCCCAGTACGGCGTCGGCCGCCCGGGCCTCCCGGGCACGTGGGCCGCCGGCTACGACGACGCCGAGAGCCCGTACACCCCGGCGTGGCAGGAGGAGATCACCTCCGTGCCCGCCGCCACCGTCGAGCGCGTCGCGCGGCAGTTCGCGCAGAACGCCGAGGACTCCGGCGGCCGTTCCATGATCACCCTCGGTGCCGGCACCAACCACTGGTACCACTCCGACACCATCTACCGCGCCATCGTGTCCCTGGTCCTCCTCACGGGGTGCCAGGGCAAGAACGGCGGTGGCTGGGCCCACTACGTCGGTCAGGAGAAGGCCCGCCCGTTCACGGGCTGGGCGCAGCTCGCGTTCGGCGCCGACTGGTCGCGTCCTCCGCGGCAGATGGCGGGGACGTCGTACTGGTACCTGCACACGGACCAGTGGCGCTACGACGCGTTCGGTGCCGACGACGTCGCGAGCACGCTCGGCACCGGACGGTTCCGCGGGCAGGCCTTCGCCGACACCCTCGCCCAGGCGGTCCGGATGGGCTGGACCCCGTCCTACCCCACGTTCGACCGGAACCCGATCGACCTCGCCCGCGAGGCCGAGGAGTCCGGATCCACGATCGCGGAGCACGTCGTCGAGCAGCTGCGGTCCGGCGACCTGCGCTTCTCCGTGGAGGACCCCGACGCCGAGGCGAACTGGCCGCGGGTGCTCACCGTGTGGCGCGCGAACCTGCTCGGGTCGTCCGGGAAGGGCAACGAGTACTTCCTCAAGCACCTGCTCGGGACCGACGGGGCTGTCGACGCCGCTCAGACACCGGAAGGCCTGCGCCCGCAGGAGGTGGTCTGGCGGGACGAGGCGCCCGAGGGCAAGCTCGACCTCCTCGTGTCGCTCGACTTCCGCATGACGAGCACGGGTCTGTTCAGCGACGTGCTGCTCCCCGCAGCGACCTGGTACGAGAAGTACGACATCGCCTCCACCGACATGCACCCCTACGTGCACGCCTTCAGCGCGGCGATCCAGCCGCCGTGGCAGACACGCAGCGACTACGACGCCTTCCAGCAGATGGCCGAGGTCTTCTCCCGCCTTGCGGGCCCTCGGCTCGGCACGGTCAAGGACGTCGTCGCGCTGCCGCTCCAGCACGACACCCCCACCGAGACGGCCCAGCCCGGCGGTCGCGCGCTCGACTGGTCGAAGGGCGAGTGCGAGCCGCTCCCGGGGCGGACGATGCCCAGCCTCGTGGTGGTCGAGCGCGACTACGGCGCCATCGCGGCCAAGATGGCCTCGCTCGGCCCGAACGTCGAGTCCCTGGGCACCGTCGTCAAGGGCGTCACGCTCAAGCAGCAGAGCACGGTCGACCGGCTCCGCGCCGTCAACGGAGTGGTGCGCGGCGGCGTCGCCGACGGACGCCCGCGACTGGCCACGGCCGAGCAGGCGTGCGAGGCGATCCTGAGCCTCTCCGGGGTGTCCTACGGGGAGATCGCGGTGGCCGGCTTCGAGTTCCTGGAGCGTCGCACCGGTCAGCCCATGGCTGACCTCGCGCGCGAGCACGAGGGCAAGATCATCAGCTTCGCGGACACGCAGAGCAGGCCTCAGCCGGTCATCACGTCGTGGGAGTGGTCGGGGAGCGAGCACGGCGGACGCCGGTACTCGCCGTTCGTCATCAACGTCGAGCGGCTCAAGCCGTGGCACACGATCACCGGCCGGCAGCACTTCTTCCTCGACCACGACTGGATGACCGAGGTGGGCGAGCAGCTGCCCACGTACCGCCCGCCGCTCAACCTGCACGCTCTCGCCGGCTACCCGCGCCTCGGCGACGTCGACGAGGCGGGGGTCGTCGTCCGCTACCTCACCCCCCACTCCAAGTGGTCGATCCACTCGGAGTACCAGGACAACCTGTTCATGCTCGCGCTCTCGCGCGGAGGCCCGGACATCTGGATGAGCCGTGAGGACGCCGAGAAGATCGGTGTCAAGGACAACGAGTGGATCGAGGCGCACAACCGCAACGGCGTCGTCGTCGCCCGCGCCGTCGTCTCGCACCGCATGCCCGAGGGCACCGTGTTCATGTACCACGCCAAGGACCGCACCGTCGGCGTCCCCCGCGTCGAGCGCACGGGCAAGCGCGGTGGCATCCACAACTCCCTCACGCGACTGCTCATGAAGCCGACGCACCTCATCGGCGGCTACGGCCAGCTCTCGTACGGGTTCAACTACTACGGCCCCACCGGCAACCAGCGCGACGAGGTGACGGTCATCCGCCGCCGGTCGCAGGAGGTGCAGTACTGATGACGCGCGTGATGGCCCAGGTGGGCATGGTGATGAACCTCGACAAGTGCATCGGGTGCCACACCTGCTCGGTGACGTGCAAGCAGACGTGGACCAACAGGCGCGGCGTCGAGTACGTGTGGTTCAACAACGTGGAGACCCGGCCCGGGCTCGGCTACCCCCGCCGTTACGAGGACCAGGAGCAGTGGAAGGGCGGATGGGAGCGCACTCGGCGCGGCAAGCTCCGCCTGCGGGGCGGCAGCCGCTGGCAGCGGCTGGCCACCATCTTCAGCAATCCCAAGCTGCCCGGGCTCGACGACTACTACGAGCCCTGGACCTACGACTACGACACGCTCATCTCCGCGCCCCCGATGGACACGATGCCGGTGGCCCGGCCCAAGTCGATGATCACCGGCAAGGACATGGAGATCACCTGGGGGGCCAACTGGGACGACGATCTCGGTGGCACACACGAGCGCGGTCACGAGGACCCGATGCTCAAGGGCATCACCGACCAGGTGTCCTTCGATTTCGAGAAGGCCTTCATGTTCTACCTGCCGCGCATCTGCGAGCACTGCCTCAATCCGGCGTGCGTGGCGTCATGTCCGTCGGGCGCGATGTACAAGCGGAGCGAGGACGGCATCGTGCTCGTGGACCAGGACCGCTGCCGCGGCTGGCGCATGTGCGTGAGCGGGTGCCCGTACAAGAAGGTCTACTTCAACCACCGCACCGGCAAGGCCGAGAAGTGCACGTTCTGCTACCCCCGCCTCGAAGTGGGCCAGCCGACCGTGTGCGCGGAGACCTGCGTCGGCCGGCTGCGCTACATCGGCCTGTTCCTGTACGACGCCGACAGGGTGCTCGAAGCCGCGTCGGTCGAGGACGAGAAGGATCTCTACGAGGCGCAGCTCGACGTCCTGCTCGACCCGGAGGACCCGGCCGTCGTCGAGCAGGCGCGACGGGACGGGGTCCCTGAGGACTGGATCGTCGCGGCGCAGAAGTCGCCGGTCTACACGCTCGCGAAGAAGTACCGCCTCGCCCTGCCGCTGCACCCGGAGTACCGCACCATGCCCATGGTCTGGTACATCCCGCCGCTCTCACCGCTCGTCGATGCCCTCGTCAACAGCGGGCACGACGGTGAGGAGATCGGGAACCTGTTCGGCGCCATCGAGGCGATGCGCATCCCCATCGGCTACCTCGCCAACCTCCTCACCGCCGGCGACACCGCTGTCGTCGACGGCGTGCTGCGGCGGCTGGCCGCCATGCGCTCCTACATGCGCGACATCAACCTCGGCCGCGATCCCGACGAGTCGATCCCGGCCCGCGTGGGACTGACCGGCGAGGACCTCTACGACCTCTACCGCCTGCTGGCCATCGCGAAGTACGAGCAGCGCTACGTCATCCCCGCGGCGCACCAGGAGGCGGCCGACGCGCTGGAGGAGACGGGCTGCTCCCTCGACTTCGAGGGCGGCCCGGGGATCGGTCAGCTCACGCCGGTCGGCGAGGTCAGGCCGGTCCCGGTGTCGATCGAGAGCTTCCACGTCGCCAAGAAGCGCGCGCTCGCGGACAGCCACGCGCAGCTGAAGCAGGACGGGAGCGACCTGTGACCGCCCACGACTCCTTCCTGCAGGCCGGCGAGACGTCCGTGCGTCGGCTCCTCGCGGTGTGCTCCATGCTGCTCGCCTACCCCGACGATCGCAGCGTCCAGCGTCTCCCCCTCGTCGAGGGCAGCCTGGAGGGGCTCCCGGCCGACGCGCGCGAGCCGTTGCGGCGGTTCGTCTCCTGGCTCGCGGGGCTCGGCGCCAGGCCGGCCCAGGAGCACTACGTCGAGATCTTCGACCGCCGCCGCAAGGCCTGCCTGTACCTGACCTACTTCCTCAACGGCGACACCCGGCGTCGTGGGATGGCCCTGGTGGAGTTCAAGGAGCTGTACCAGGCGGCCGGGTACGACCTCGGCCCCGAGGAGCTGCCGGACTTCCTGCCGGTGGTCCTCGAGTTCGGAGCAGTCGCCGACGTGGCCGTCGCCCTCGAGCTGCTCGCCTCTCACCGCTCGGGACTGGAGCTGCTCTCCGCCGCACTCGAGCGGTTCGGCTCCCCCTACGCCGACGTCGTCGACGCGCTCCTCGTCGTCGTCCCGCCCGCCGTCGAGGGCCCGAGCGCGGCAGAGCTGGCCGAGATGGGGCCGCCCGCCGAGCAGGTCGGGCTGGCTCCGTTCGTGCCACTCGAGTCGCTGAAGGTGGGTGGTCGCGCATGAGCTCGTTCCCGACCCTGTTCTGGGTCGCGCTGCCCTACGCGTCGTTCATCGCGTTCCTGGTCGGCATGTACTGGCGCTACCACTACGACGCCTACGGGTGGACCACGCGCTCGTCGCAGATGTACGAGTCACGGCTGCTGCGCATCGGCAGCCCGCTGTTCCACGTCGGCATCCTCATGGCGCTGGCGGGCCACGTGGTCGGGCTGCTCGTCCCCGAGGCCTGGACGACGGCCCTCGGCGTGTCGGAGCAGGCCTACCACGTCGGAGCAGTCGCGATGGGCGTCGTCGCCGCCGCGATGGTCGTGACCGGACTCGCGATCCTGATCTACCGCCGGCGGACGCAGGCACGCGTGTTCGGTGTCACCACGCGCATGGACAAGCTCATGTACGTGCTGCTCGCCGGGGTGGTTCTGCTCGGCGTCTTCAACACCGTGGGCGTCAACCTGCTGGACATCGGCGGCGGCCACCCCGGCGGTTACAACTACCGCGAGAGCGTCGCGGTCTGGTTCCGCAGCATCGTGTTCCTCAACCCCCAGCCCGACCTCATGGCCGAGGCCCCGTGGAGCTTCCAGCTCCATGCCGTGCTCGCGATGGTGCTGTTCGCCGTCGTTCCGTTCACGCGGCTGGTGCACATCTTCAGCGTGCCGGTCGGGTACGTGGCCCGTCCGTACATCGTCTACCGCAGCCGCGACCCGAGGAACCAGGGCAACCGCGACCCGCGCCGCGGCTGGGAGCCGGTACGCCGGCCGTAGTCGTGCGCGAGCTGCCCGGGAGGCACCCGAACCGCGCGCGCCGGGCGGCCTGGCTGATCCGCACGGGGTGGGCGCCGCTGCTGTGGATCGCCGCGGCCGCAGCGGCGCTGCTGCACGACCTGCTGGCCGGGGGAGACGGGTGGCTGCCGGTCCACCTGGCGCTGCTCGGAGCCGTGAGCAACGTGATCGTCGTGTGGTCCGCGCACTTCGCCAACGCCGTGCTGCGCACCCGGGACGACGGTCATGCGGGACAGGCGCGACGCCTCGTGGCGCTCAACGCGGGGGTCCTGACCGTCGTCGCCGGGGAGGTGCAGGACGTGCTCCCCGTCCTCGTCGCCGGGGCGGTCCTCGTCGCCCTCGCGGTGCTCGCGCATGCGTGGTGGCTGCTGGCGCGCCTCCGTCGCTCGCTGCCGGCGCGATTCTCCCGCGTCGTGCGCTACTACGTCGCTGCCGCGGCCATGCTCGTCGTCGGGATCTGCCTCGGCGTGGCTCTGGAGGCAGGCGCGGGAGGCGATGCGTGGGCTCCGCGCCTCCTCGTCGCGCACCTCACGCTGAACGTGGTCGGATGGGTGTCGCTCACCGTCGTGGGCACGTTGGTGACCCTGTGGCCGACCATGCTGCGGACTCCGATGGGCGACGGGAGCGAGACGGTCGCGTTCGCGGCCCTGCCCCTCCTGGTGATGGCGGTGACGACGTCGGCGCTCGGCGCGCTGCTCGGCCGGCATGTGGTGTCGTCCCTGGGCGACCTCGCCTTCCTCGTCGTCCTCGTCGCAGTTGGACGGCCGCTCGTGCGCCAGGCCAGGAGCAAGCCCCCTCGGGAGCTCGGCGCCCTGTCCGTGCTCGCAGGATGCCTCTGGTTCGT is a window from the Frankiales bacterium genome containing:
- the narH gene encoding nitrate reductase subunit beta: MTRVMAQVGMVMNLDKCIGCHTCSVTCKQTWTNRRGVEYVWFNNVETRPGLGYPRRYEDQEQWKGGWERTRRGKLRLRGGSRWQRLATIFSNPKLPGLDDYYEPWTYDYDTLISAPPMDTMPVARPKSMITGKDMEITWGANWDDDLGGTHERGHEDPMLKGITDQVSFDFEKAFMFYLPRICEHCLNPACVASCPSGAMYKRSEDGIVLVDQDRCRGWRMCVSGCPYKKVYFNHRTGKAEKCTFCYPRLEVGQPTVCAETCVGRLRYIGLFLYDADRVLEAASVEDEKDLYEAQLDVLLDPEDPAVVEQARRDGVPEDWIVAAQKSPVYTLAKKYRLALPLHPEYRTMPMVWYIPPLSPLVDALVNSGHDGEEIGNLFGAIEAMRIPIGYLANLLTAGDTAVVDGVLRRLAAMRSYMRDINLGRDPDESIPARVGLTGEDLYDLYRLLAIAKYEQRYVIPAAHQEAADALEETGCSLDFEGGPGIGQLTPVGEVRPVPVSIESFHVAKKRALADSHAQLKQDGSDL
- the narJ gene encoding nitrate reductase molybdenum cofactor assembly chaperone, with the translated sequence MTAHDSFLQAGETSVRRLLAVCSMLLAYPDDRSVQRLPLVEGSLEGLPADAREPLRRFVSWLAGLGARPAQEHYVEIFDRRRKACLYLTYFLNGDTRRRGMALVEFKELYQAAGYDLGPEELPDFLPVVLEFGAVADVAVALELLASHRSGLELLSAALERFGSPYADVVDALLVVVPPAVEGPSAAELAEMGPPAEQVGLAPFVPLESLKVGGRA
- a CDS encoding helix-turn-helix domain-containing protein, whose product is MHDLLRGSDEAMSVAQIVSATGLHANTVRAHLALLQDMGQVESVPERRATPGRPRLLYRASAGPVEDPYRVLAAELAAATAATSEERSGDTPGVAAGRRLARAQRRKADAPGEVDPERSVAMAVEGLDVLGFETTTDPLGDRLYLSVCPFLEMAKEDRAICRLHREMLDGFFSELGSGVSVRRLDIFVKGDLCVAHLARPDLRPAPAPLRTSEDEETS
- the narI gene encoding respiratory nitrate reductase subunit gamma, with protein sequence MSSFPTLFWVALPYASFIAFLVGMYWRYHYDAYGWTTRSSQMYESRLLRIGSPLFHVGILMALAGHVVGLLVPEAWTTALGVSEQAYHVGAVAMGVVAAAMVVTGLAILIYRRRTQARVFGVTTRMDKLMYVLLAGVVLLGVFNTVGVNLLDIGGGHPGGYNYRESVAVWFRSIVFLNPQPDLMAEAPWSFQLHAVLAMVLFAVVPFTRLVHIFSVPVGYVARPYIVYRSRDPRNQGNRDPRRGWEPVRRP
- a CDS encoding nitrate reductase subunit alpha, whose protein sequence is MVTTPRLDDPVVDGLISARSFLSRSDVSSDKRAVFHVGGREGDVFYRDRWSHDKVVRSTHGVNCTGSCSWKVYVKDGIITWETQQTDYPSVGADSPEYEPRGCPRGAAFSWYTYSPTRVRYPYVRGMLLDLYRAAKSDTGGDAVEAWKRVVSDPEARRAYQRARGKGGLVRTTWDEALEIVAAAQVHTIESYGPDRVAGFSPIPAMSMASHASGARYTSLIGGTMLSFYDWYCDLPIASPQIWGDQTDVPESADWWNASFLIMWGSNIPTTRTPDAHFMTEARYKGMKVVTVSPDYADNTKFADEWLPAAPGTDGALAMAMGHVILREFYVDRQAPMFLDYAKRYTDLPFLVSLREHDGAWVPDRFVMASDLGHDVEAAEWKPALIDERTGEPVVPQGSLGFRHTESGMGRWNLDLQGVEPQLSMHGAGSGSVEVDLPRFDVGDHGSERDGAIRRGVPVRRLGDLTVTTVYDLLLAQYGVGRPGLPGTWAAGYDDAESPYTPAWQEEITSVPAATVERVARQFAQNAEDSGGRSMITLGAGTNHWYHSDTIYRAIVSLVLLTGCQGKNGGGWAHYVGQEKARPFTGWAQLAFGADWSRPPRQMAGTSYWYLHTDQWRYDAFGADDVASTLGTGRFRGQAFADTLAQAVRMGWTPSYPTFDRNPIDLAREAEESGSTIAEHVVEQLRSGDLRFSVEDPDAEANWPRVLTVWRANLLGSSGKGNEYFLKHLLGTDGAVDAAQTPEGLRPQEVVWRDEAPEGKLDLLVSLDFRMTSTGLFSDVLLPAATWYEKYDIASTDMHPYVHAFSAAIQPPWQTRSDYDAFQQMAEVFSRLAGPRLGTVKDVVALPLQHDTPTETAQPGGRALDWSKGECEPLPGRTMPSLVVVERDYGAIAAKMASLGPNVESLGTVVKGVTLKQQSTVDRLRAVNGVVRGGVADGRPRLATAEQACEAILSLSGVSYGEIAVAGFEFLERRTGQPMADLAREHEGKIISFADTQSRPQPVITSWEWSGSEHGGRRYSPFVINVERLKPWHTITGRQHFFLDHDWMTEVGEQLPTYRPPLNLHALAGYPRLGDVDEAGVVVRYLTPHSKWSIHSEYQDNLFMLALSRGGPDIWMSREDAEKIGVKDNEWIEAHNRNGVVVARAVVSHRMPEGTVFMYHAKDRTVGVPRVERTGKRGGIHNSLTRLLMKPTHLIGGYGQLSYGFNYYGPTGNQRDEVTVIRRRSQEVQY